The Anaerolineae bacterium genomic interval ACTAAGCCGCATGTAAATGTAGGGACTATAGGTCATATAGATCACGGCAAGACAACGTTAACGGCGGCGATAACAAAGCATTTGGGATTAAAGGGCATGGCCGA includes:
- a CDS encoding GTP-binding protein encodes the protein MAKEKFDRTKPHVNVGTIGHIDHGKTTLTAAITKHLGLKGMA